Genomic segment of Meles meles chromosome 17, mMelMel3.1 paternal haplotype, whole genome shotgun sequence:
CCTAGTGAGTCCCCCTGCCAACACACACCTTCTGGGGGATCGGTTGCTGGGGGTCTCAGGACACACTGCCCAGTCCGCCCCTGTTCCTCCCAGAAAGCCTGGGCTCTCCTGCAGGGAACCAAGAGCTGCGGGACATTTttcgggggtggtgggggaggctgTGGTCCAGACAAGGGAGCTTACCTGCGGTGGAGACGTCAGAGCTGCCGGGGGAGGGGGCTCCTGGGCCATAGCTGCCCGGGAAGTAGGGGCTGGCCTGCCGGCACTCTTCCAGCATCTCCTGGCTGAAGGGGCTCCCCTGGTCTGGGAAGAGGAGGTAAGGGTTCAGACAGGGCTCAGAGGAACAGGCAGGGCCACTAGGCTCCCCAGAGGGCCAGTGACCTGCTGTTTTTCCAGCTGGGGGAAAGTCTGGAGACGGAGGGTCAGCTCTAGTgctctggggagaggcagagatgggataGGACAAGCTAGGGAATGATGGAGAAAATGAATTCTCACCAAAGGGGCCAAGGGGCTCCTGGAAGGCCGTACTGTCCTTCTCCAGCAGCTCAATGATCCAGCTGAGTTCATCAGGAAAGCTGGAAGCTGATTAGAAAGCGAGGAGGGGTCAGAGCCCAGGCAGGCgtcccactgccccctcccctcagggcttctttctctgtctgtgctCAATGGCCTGGGGCTCTAGGTCCTTCCCACAGCCATGCTGGCCTCGGCCGGGGGTGTGGGCCGGTCCCTAGGCCAGCCGCCCTAACTGAGCGGGAAACGGGCAGGAGGCAGGCCTCCCCCTCCAAGTCCTGGTCTCCCAGGGGCGCCAGTGGCCCGGACTCACTGAGGTCCCACAGCTGGGAATAGAGTTGGTCCCCCAGAGGCCCGAAGACCAGCCGCAGCTCCTCTGGGGCACAGTTGCAGAGTGTGGCCCCATCCATGTCACACCGCGAGAAGTCGATGGAGCTTGCGTCGTATTTGTTCTTCTCCACTTGGTAGCTGATCCAGTCCAGAACCTGGGCCTTTGACCAGAACTGGGGTTGCTTTCCCGACCAGCTGGCCTTCTCTGCAAGGGACCGCGCAAGCGTCAGTTCAGCCAGAGCCACCCGGACCCTCGCCGCCCATCTGGGCTTCCGTGTgcatcccccctgcccccactggcCCAAGTCTCAGGGACCCTGCCCAGCAGCGGGGACAGGGGCGGCAGTCACAGCGCCCTCACCCAGCACCTTGCGGTCGCTCGCTGCCCCTCAGCCTCTTACAAgtcaccccaccccagcccctagTGCTGGAATTTGCTGGGTGGGGgggaccctcctccctgcctgaCTTCCCCATTTATCTAACTGGCTCTTAGAGGActgtctttccctcccccaaccaccccGTCCCACCTGCCGAGACCCACCTGTGCCCTCCAGAGGCATCTGGGGGTTGCCCAGGGTCAGCACCAGGTCATCAGCCCCAAAGGTGGCAGCAGGGGGGACGGAAGCCAGAGCGGGGTCCTCTGCGCTGTACATAGTACTGAAGTAGTTGCTGAAGACGTTGCTAATCTCACAGGCTGCAGCCATGAGGCTACCTGGGGACGGAGGCCAAGGCTGGTGAGGGCCAGGGTCCTCCCCTCACCCTCCAGCTCTTCTGTTCCAGCCAGATCTGGGCCAGGAGGAGCCTcaaggggtgggggcggggcatgTGATGAAGGTCAATATCTCTTCGGATACCCCCTCTTCATGAAGGGCTCCAAGACcacagagcctggtgtgggcACCAGGCCTCCTGCTGGGCCCCCTCCTCAGTACCCCCATCCCTGGCAGAGTCAGGGCCACTCTGTCCCTCCCTGACACGCTGCCTCTGCGACCTTCAGGGCACTCCCACCGCCCGACACTCCTGCTCAGAGGCCCTACAGGCGGAGCTATAGCGGGTGGGTTGAGAGGTAGGCGTCCACTTGACCCCTCTCCGGCTTCCCAGGGCCCAGGCTGGGTAGTACGACAGGTGGTGGTCCTACCTGAGGGGTGGAGTGTGGgtgtggcaggcaggcaggactAAGGGACAGCAGGCAGGCGAGAAACCCAGGAGGCAAAGAGCTGGGCCAGGTAGCCAGCTCTGAGGAGTCTGGCCCGCGCTCCCCTCCCACCCTAAATAGAGGCCTGTGGGAGCTCCTCCCCGAGCCCAGGCCTTTATAGCACGCCTGGCGGTAACCGGAGCTGGTGGCTCATTGGACAGAGGGGATTTCCTGGCCTTTAGACTGGGCTTCTGGCCCCAGGTGATTTGCATATTTTGTGCCACTTGGCCCGGATCCTGGCAGGCGGTGCTGGGAAATCAGGCCCGGCTGGTTTAATGATTGTCAGAGTCTGTCATCCCGCACCCTCTGGGGTTGGGCACAGGGCACTGGCCTGGGCGGGTGGCAGGAGTCGCGGGGGTAGGCATCTGTACTTTCGGCCACCCTCTGGCGCAGGAAATTCCTCAGGGGGGCCAGGCTGGGGATGGgctggaagggggaagggaatgGGGTAGAACCGGGGAGGAGGACGGCTAGTCCCCAAAAAGGTCTGAGGACAAGGAGGCCTAGCCAGGAGAGCAGATAGTGGGGTTGAGGAAATTTTCCTACACGCCCAGGATTCCTGCTGGAAGGCTCTCCGGACACTAGGCAATATTCATGGGCTTATACGATCTAGCCTCGGGGCCCCGGCGTCCCCATTGTCCCCCCAGTAGCCTGCTTGCTGGCATCTACTTCAGTGGTAGTCTTGACACACTTTGCCTGCCCGGACCCCATGCAATCTGCAGCTGCTTCTGGAGAGGGCtggctcttcctctgcccctgcggGAGCCCTCGGACCCTGGGGGCGGCTGCCGGTGCTGGGATCCACATGGCGGTGTTTGTCTCCCCTTCTAGTCTCCCCGCCCTCGGCCTTGTTGACCGGTACCTGTCTGCTACCCTCTAGTGGCCAGAAGCCCGACTCCCTGGGTCCTGGCATTCCACGTAGAAAATGGAACGCTCAGTATTCACCAGGCACATGTAACATAGTCTCCACTCAGTCCTCACAAAAACACTGTAAGGAATGTGTGATTGTCCCCATTTTAAAACGGAGAACATCCTAGctcgggctggggtggggtgggggggttacaTGACTTGCCCAGGCCACCAGAGCTGGTTAAGTGGCGGGACTGGTGTTCTTTCCTGATGGCAGGCGTGTCCTGGCTTCAGGGTCCTCCCGCTCAGACGCTCGGCCAGCCCCTTGCCCTCCCCTTGGGCACAGTGAGTCCTTTGTGTGTGAACACAGACCCCCCTGGAGACAGGCAGCCGAGgacggggaggaggaggcaggagaccTGTGTTCAGGTGACTCCCCAGCTACGtgattctgcttttttctctATGGGTAAAAACAAGGTTGTTTGGACCCAATATCCCTCAGGTCTCTTCCAGATTTAGTGTTTTATGCATCCAAGATGTAGGATCTGAGTGTCTCCTTCCACACCTCCTCTGTTAATGCCACGACCCTAGGTGGTTCGTGGCCAAGCTTAGCCTCGGTGGGTGAAATGGCtccaaatcaaacaaaacaaaatgactcCCCGTCCAGAGCTGCCCCTTCTTTATTCTCTAGAGTCAGATGACTAAGAAGACCATCTCCCGGAACCTTCTCTTTGTCCCTAAAAGTGCTGGGCACCTAAGTAAGAGTGGGGCTCAGGGTCAGAGCCTCCTCCACTGGGCCAGGGGTGGCCGAAGAGCCTGGGGCTCTGGCAGTAGGATTTTCCCCAGCCCTTCAGGGGGCCTCCCCCAAGGAGCCCGAGGCGGGCACACCCTCCACCCAGTCACTCACCCTGGAATGTGGGAGAACCGGCTTCTAGCCCCAGGACGGCTCACATGCTCCCCTGCCCTGGGGGACACCTGGCTCAAACTCCAGAGGGTGGGATGAGAAGGATGTTTGCCTTCACGGGGCTTCACCAAAGAAATGGGGCTGAGATAAGGAATCCCTATATGCTAGCACTTTATCTCCAAATATTAAGGTCTTAATAGCCCAATAATGGGCGATTTTATGGAAGGTAAGACGTCAGTCTGAGGTTAGTGCTTTGGaggtggagtggggagaaggtTCTAGGATGGGGGTAGAGGAGCTGTGGAGTAAGCCTTCCTGATACCCTGCCGATGGCAGGAAGAGCCCGTTGGCCCTCATCCCTTGGATATGGGATGGCAAGAGCACTGTCTCCCAACCCTATAGAGGGACAGGCACACCCAGCGGGACTGTTGGGTGGCAGAGGCGGTGAGCAGGGCAGGCACCACAACTGCAGATACCCAGGCTGTGCACTGTGAGAGGTCCCGAGGTTAGTGGGGTCTGAGAGTGGCGGCCAGAGGAAGAGCTTCCACGGCAACCCTGTGCCATCACTGTGACGATTATGCCATAGGTTTTTGTGCAAACAAGGCAAGACAGCCCCTGGTGTCAGAGCTGATAAGCCAGACACCGAGTTGGGGAGTAGGCGAAGCATCTGGGTAGCCCGAAAATCAGGCTTGCCTATAGCAGATTGACAAAAATATCCCTGAAAGATCTATGGAGACAGTCTGCCATCAAATTGCAAGAGGAGATCCTACAACCCTGGGCCTCCAAATCCCTCTCCTCAGACCCAAAGTCCCCTCACTGCTAGTGAAGCTCCCGGCGTGCCAGGGGACGGAGGCCCTCAccagcctgccacctgctcaTGGCTGTTCCCTAACTCTTGCTAAGTAAGAGCGAGAACAGATCTATTGAAGTAGATATGCTGTGTTCTCTTTCCCACCCAGCCCCGGAGCGGGGAAGGCAGGAGGCCTGAACGCATAACCTCAAAGCCAAGGACACGGCCACACATGGAGACTAGGTCGGGAGTGCCCTGTACTGAAGAAAGGCagcttaaatatatttaaatatttcttggtGACCCCTCCCTCAAACCCGAGCTGCTAACTGCTGAGATTCCCATGCGGAGACCAGGAAATCAGAACGTAGTGCCAAGTTCTAAACCCACTCTATTCCTTACCCAGGATCAAAAGTAGGTGGGGCCCAGTGAAGGATGGTGAGAAGGGCAGCGAAAAAAAACACCAAAGTACACAGTTTTTAATGGAACACATGAAGAGGAATGGCACGACAGGCAGGGAACGTAGCTGCCTTCGCAGAAAACTGGAATGAGGTTCATTTGCTGTAAGTGGCCTTCAACCATTCTGCCCTGTATTTTCCCGTCTGCAGGTGTGGGACCCCCATCCCCTATGTCTGGGAGTTCCCTGCGGACAGAGAAGCACTGTCagcctccgcccccccccccccaaccccttgtAACCTTCTTAGAACATCTGCCCACACAGAGGACACGTGTGGAAGTGGAAATTTCATGGCCACATGGTCGTAACTCCAACTTAAAtacttttcacttaaaaatatttattaaaataaagattaaaccTGAAAAACATGAGTTACCAGAATGCAGCCCTTTGCACAGTACTTCAAGAatcagagaaggggaggggaagggaggggaggggaaggaagagtaggagagggaagcggagggaaggggaggcaagaGATAAGAAAatcctctctgctcttcccagagaactgggaggagggagaagactgTTCGCCTTCACCAAAGCCGGCAGCCTACACTGAGAGTGAGCTGTGGAAGGTTCTCTGGTCTCAGGAGTGGCTGATCCAGAGAAGTTTCCACCAGAGCAGAGGcccaagagtcagacaccaaGCCCTGAGAACAGATTTTTCCGAGGGTGTGTAAACTTCAGGAATCTGACTGGAGAACTGGAATTTGGGAACAGTATTCTGAAAGCCTGAAAAGTCAGAAGAGGCAGAAGCCATGCCCGGGAGCCTCTAACTGCCCTTGGGCACCACGATCTGCTGGACGTAGTTGACGACATTGCTGTGGAGCTGGGGGGCAGTGGCCGTGAAGGTCTCCTTGGCAAGGGTCTGGGCCACCTTGCTGCCGGCCATCATCGCGTGGTACAGCGGAAGAGTGTACTTCTGCTTCCCCTGCAAGAGACGCACACACTCGCGGCCTGAGTGGCCCGCTCAGTGAGTCGGCACAGCCCAGCCCCAGGGTCACACTAACAGCCGGCCTGCTCAGGAGCCAGAGGGGATGTGGCTATCAGGGCTGGAACAAGGAGGGTCCTAGACAGGCGTGCTCTTACTCTGGTATCTTCTTGGGGGCCAAAGATCCCTGCAGGTAGATCTTGTATTTACTCCAATCCATACTAGCACGGGGTGgctacactcttttttttttttttttaagtaggctccttagagtggagcccagcacagggcctgaactcacgacccagatcaagacctgagctgatagcaCATGAAAATGGAGGGCCGCGTGAGGCCCAACTGCAGGCAAGCACCAGAAAACCCGCAAGTCAAATTTGCACCAATGTGAGAATGCCATGTCGCAAAGCTCCTCAAGTCCAGAGAACTGGAGAAGCCCGAGGAGGGCTCAGAACTCCTCCAGACAGGAACACAGCTCCCAGCGCCAGTAGAGGAGGGCATCTGAGTGCTGCTTGGGCCCAGCCCCATCCTGCCCCGGGCTCAGAGGTGCTCCAGCCCTTCCCCAGCAGGACTGCTGCGGGCCTCGGAGCCCTCCTGGGTGGTGGGCTTCCCCAGGAAGCAGGAACCTATGGTCTTACCCTCCACTCACCTCTCTAGTCCTTGGGCCCCTCTCCCTAAGACCAGCCCTCAAGTCCTGCTTTACCCTTCTTCCCAGTGTGGGGTTAGCTCTGACCAGCTTGGGGCCTTCAGGCCTCACCAGGTCATCTGGAAAACACTCCCAACCCTGGAGGCTTCTCTCCGCCATGGCAATGCCTCCCCTGGCCACACTCAGGAATAAGACTGCTGAGCGGggtcctctcccttctcctctgcccacaGGACTATGCCTTACCAGCGAGGTAGCCCACTGTGTGTGCCTGAAGGGGTCAAGGAGTTGGGGGTTCCCTACCTGGCTCTGCAGGAATTCCTTCACCTTCCAGAAATCCTCCTGGTGGTCATTCTTAAGGACGATGTGGCCCCATCGTAGCCGGAGCTCCGCATTCTGGGAGTTTGAGATCTTCGGGTATGTCTCTCCAAGTTTTTTCACATtccctgaaaaaagaaaatgggtttttAAAGGCTGTGTCATCAGAGCCACGAGCACATCTGCCTACAGGCCCTCCAGAATGCCCCTGCGATGACGTCAGGGAGGTTCCCGACCCCCACTTTACACTCCTCCTGCTCATCTTATGCTCTGGAAGGAAACTACTGCCTGACCCTCAAGTTCACCTTCACGTCTAAGGCTTTTCCACCAAACTTCCCTTAATGTGATTACAGACCTTCTGTCATCATCCCACTTGCCTTCCAGGTCATCTCCCTAAAACACGCTGTGACCCCCTTTTCCTCCCATCACCGCCCAGCTGCTGAGAACTATCTGGgctctcactttttctctttccGACACCCCTGGGTGGTTATTTCTGGCTGAGCGGCCACACGGCAGTAGTGGTTGAGAGCGTCCAGATGCCAAGCCCGCCATCCATTGGCTATGGGACCTAGTTCATCTCCTGTTACCTGCGGGGTCACCGTCACAGCCCGCAGGCATGAGCGGTTAGGAGGACTCCAAGATTTCAGAATCACCTGCAGAGCCCGAGGGCACAGTGAGCGCTGGGCTGCAGGagtcccttcccccccacccgtGTGTGGGACTCCCAGCAGCCGTCGAGGTGCTCCCCAGGACATGCTTGCATCCACCTGCCAACACCTGGCAGTCGCCTGGGGGTGAGCATTGCAATGGCTTCCTCTGGGTCTCCCTCTCGCCCCTGATATCCTGCTCTGCACACGAGGAACCTTGATATGCTGCATTCATTTGCCCCACTTTTTCTTACCAGGGGGAAGAGGGGATTTCTGGAGGATCTTATCGAGGAAATAGACCAGCTGGTATGTCTTCCAGGTGGAAATGGCCACAGCTTCAATGGCCTTCATGTCCAGCTCCTTGGTCTCCCACAGCTGGGCCAGCTCTTCAGCGGGCTTCATAAGTGAGTCACCAGGGGAGAGGTCAGGGAGGTAGGGGGGCCAGCCCGGGACATTCAACCACCGATCAAACTCAAAACCTGTTtggtggaaggagagagggggccATCGGAATTCTCTGGCAGCATCAAGGTCAACTTGGCTCCAGCAACACCCATACCTCAAgctcctgtctgcctctcttgatCCCAAACTGCTTCTCTGATTTTAACATCACTTTCCCACTCGACTACCTGCTCTAGCCAGGTCCCACTTTCACGGAGGCCCACAGACTGTTAACAGTCAGACTGGACCGCCCAGCCCCTTTTCCTACTGCGACAGTAGTTCTCAGTCCAAATGAACACTGTTCTGCCAGAACCAAGTGGATAAAGGCTTCATAGCTTCAGTCAAGTTCACGTTCTCCTTCGGATGAGCAGAACAGCGTGGTGCCGAGGCTCCTGGGCCCTGGGACTGGGCTACCTGGGCTCCTATCCCAGCCCTGCCATTAACTAGTTGGGAGGCCACTGGCACATTACTTCGCCTCTCTACACCTCccttttatctgtaaaatgataaAAGGCGGGTGAGAGGCCCTGCATTTGTTGGCagtggtgaggattaaataagcaaatacacAGTGTGAGTTTAGCAGGCTGCCTGGTGCGAAGGGAGCACTCAGTAATTATTAACTTTCATCAGCCACGGAGTCTCATGACCTTGAAGTGCGAGCCTCCAAGCAGAGAGTAGGTGCTCGGGGCCTGACCAGCCCCAGGCCTGACCAGCCCTGGCTGTCAGGGGAAGTGACTTTACCAGACCAACGGTGGCCTGACTCGGAGTACCCAGCACGGGTGGGGTATCTCCAGCAGGCACCCTCGTCCACGACAGGCCACTGTCTACTCTTAGGGAGCAGGGCCTCCCAAGCTGAAATCAGGGCAGCCACTGGGCTTCTCCGGCACTCCGAAGGCCACAGAGGCAACTCCACGCTTGCAAGCTGGGGCGGCTGCTGGTCCTGCAGCACAGGTAGGGGTTTGGTCATGTGTGTGTCGGTTTGAGGAAAATGGGGACAGACAGGAGACACTGAGGGGAGAACAGTGGAGAAAAGGAGGCTGGGAGGAGCTGAGAGAAATCATTCTTGTGGAACAAGGCCTGGGACCCTAGGCGGGTCTGCGCCCCTAAGTGCCACTTACTAGAGGACTCAGATTTCATGTTTCCGGCCCCAATCTTCGTCTTCCTGGATGGAAATTAGAGAAAATTCTCTACTATCTCCTAGTAGCCTATAGGCCAGCTCCTCTGCTCACCTGGAATGGACtccactctccttttcttcagcTCAGGGAAGTATTCCAAGTAGAATTCTAGAAAGTCCTCAGCTAAGATACTTTGGAATTTGAATTCATTAACATAGGCCTGCAGGGAGGGAGGTACTTTTCAGTCATTCTGGATCCTATGGGGAGAACAGTCCCTCTGTTGTACCTCGGGTTCTCCTCCAATCCCCTGTCCCTTccgcccctgcctctccccctgtacTCGAGCCCGGCTGACTTCTCTGCACCGTCTCCTTACCCCCTCATCTCTGAGTTGACTATACCTTAAGAAAATTGTCAAACTGATCCTGATCACCCACCAAGTGGGCCAGGTATGAGACAAAGCAGAAGCCTTTCTCGTAGGGGGTCTCGTTATATGTATCATCTGGGTCAACACCTAGCAGAGAAAGCAGACATTGTAACTTGTCACCGTCATTGTTCTTCTCCAGCTCCAGATTCTATGAGTAATTATGGAAGAGATCAGAATTCAGCTTCCTTGGGTTTGGCAAAGGCCAGGAAAGTTTCCAGATCTACCGTGGCCTCTCTCAAGCGACTTCAAAGTTGATTCTTAAAGGGTCATTAACTATGGACCTAATAAGAGGACAAAGAACCAGCCTTCCAGGGGAACTGGCAAGTTTCCTTATTCCTGGGGTTGCTTTGCTCCAGTGGGTTCCATGGACTCTTaggactgagcacagagcttggtGCCTTTTTCAGCCCAGTCAGTCACCACCTACACTCAACCGCCCCTCCCAGAACAACTGGTTGTTTCTACGAATGTTCTAGACCAAAATAAACTAAGGACCAGGCTACAAGAAGTTCATTTTCATGGTCATTGGCATCAAGGAACGTAAGCTTAAATCACACAGACAGGTTTTAGATTAGTCATAcgtgaaactaaagaaaaatgtcagaaaataaaaatatatgaccttggacaagtcatttgaCTTGTTGAGCGCTCACTCACATCTTCTGTAAAATAAGGCTAACGCTCAAGCTACATGACTACAGTTCTCACTTAATAGAAAAATCACCGCAAAGAGCCCTGGAGAACGACAGGGGCCCGTACATAAACTGGAAGGAACTCCTATTGGGCTGGAAGGGCTTCGGTTGAGTCTGCCTAGAGGTCAGGGAATGGCTAAAAAGGGCTCTGGAGGGCTCCTCCTTCCCAAGGAGAGTACTCAGGGAGTACACTGATTAACATGAAGCTCAAATAACttggggctccaagctcagtgctgGGAGGTGGGAAGTAGGACAGAGGAGTCTCCCGGACCTGGTTCGATCTTCACGCGGAGCTTGTTGAGTGGGTTCTCCTCGCCAGTGATGTCCATGTGCTGCCGAAGCAGAGCCCGCCCAGTTGCAGCTTCCAAGCAGGTATAAGCAGAGCCTGGGGCAAAAAGAATCCTTAGGCCTCAACTCAAACTCAAGAACAACACCCCCAAGAATAATTTCCGGACAAAAGAGGGTATGCTGCCCCCTTGTGGCCACAAGAACCATGACAGATAACTGAAGATTCatatcctcaccctcctggggaCGCCGGGCAAAAAAGGGTCAGCCACGAGAACCTGACTCTGCCCCTAGCTTCTGGTTGCTCTGGACTACAAATGACTCACTTTGCTCTGGCTGTCGGTCTCGCCCAGACATGATGAGGG
This window contains:
- the ELF3 gene encoding ETS-related transcription factor Elf-3 encodes the protein MAAACEISNVFSNYFSTMYSAEDPALASVPPAATFGADDLVLTLGNPQMPLEGTEKASWSGKQPQFWSKAQVLDWISYQVEKNKYDASSIDFSRCDMDGATLCNCAPEELRLVFGPLGDQLYSQLWDLTSSFPDELSWIIELLEKDSTAFQEPLGPFDQGSPFSQEMLEECRQASPYFPGSYGPGAPSPGSSDVSTAGTGTSQSPHSSDSGGSDVDLDSSDSKLFSRDGFPDYKKGDPKHGKRKRGRPRKLSKESRECLEGKKSKHAPRGTHLWEFIRDILIHPELNEGLMKWENRQEGVFKFLRSEAVAQLWGQKKKNSSMTYEKLSRAMRYYYKREILERVDGRRLVYKFGKNSSGWKEEEVAGGRN